The Neobacillus sp. OS1-2 genome includes a window with the following:
- a CDS encoding bifunctional lytic transglycosylase/C40 family peptidase, which produces MQGVLEKGVKVAKTIAVLKNPLTWIIAGILLLLTPIFGIALFISISLGGENQFESGISGEGAGGTAEVSAEALRYEPLIRKYAEEYGVGEYVGLILALIQQESGGRHLDVMQSSESIGLPPGAITDPEYSIQIGVKYFAEVMKQAKGDIKLALQSYNFGNGFIGYALERGGYSKEVAMEFSQMMAAKSGWPRYGDVNYVDHVLRYYNSGEGSVAVKGNGTQSFDVEEVHHIMREFLGLPYLWGGRTPAAGGFDCSGLIEYAFAQVGIDLSGTAQSQYNKTIPVPEDQIKPGDLVFFSTYKPGASHVGMYVGDGKFINSNSGDGTSYSSVEQWKSFYPFLGFRRIQ; this is translated from the coding sequence ATGCAAGGTGTTTTGGAGAAAGGTGTAAAAGTTGCTAAAACCATAGCCGTTCTTAAAAACCCACTTACTTGGATAATTGCTGGTATCCTTCTTCTTCTCACACCTATTTTCGGAATTGCTTTATTTATTTCTATTAGCCTGGGTGGAGAGAATCAATTCGAATCGGGGATATCAGGAGAAGGAGCCGGAGGAACAGCGGAAGTATCAGCAGAAGCTTTACGATATGAGCCTCTTATACGGAAATATGCAGAAGAATATGGGGTTGGTGAATATGTAGGCCTTATCCTGGCTCTTATCCAACAAGAGTCAGGGGGAAGACATTTAGATGTGATGCAATCCTCAGAGTCAATCGGACTTCCTCCCGGAGCCATTACCGACCCTGAATATTCTATTCAAATTGGTGTGAAATATTTTGCCGAAGTGATGAAGCAAGCCAAAGGCGATATTAAATTAGCCTTGCAGTCGTACAATTTCGGAAATGGATTCATTGGCTACGCCTTGGAACGCGGGGGGTATTCCAAAGAAGTGGCCATGGAATTTAGCCAAATGATGGCTGCTAAATCGGGTTGGCCCCGATACGGAGACGTAAACTATGTTGATCATGTGCTTCGCTATTACAATTCTGGTGAGGGGAGCGTTGCAGTTAAGGGTAACGGTACACAATCGTTTGATGTGGAAGAAGTTCATCATATTATGAGGGAGTTTCTTGGCCTTCCTTATTTGTGGGGAGGCAGAACACCAGCAGCAGGAGGGTTTGATTGTTCGGGGTTAATAGAATATGCTTTTGCACAAGTCGGAATTGATCTGTCTGGAACAGCTCAATCCCAATACAACAAAACGATACCCGTTCCTGAAGATCAAATAAAGCCCGGTGATTTAGTCTTCTTCTCTACCTACAAACCAGGTGCGTCCCATGTTGGAATGTATGTGGGAGATGGGAAATTTATTAATTCGAATAGCGGTGATGGAACGTCCTATTCTTCTGTTGAACAATGGAAAAGCTTCTATCCCTTTTTAGGCTTTAGACGGATTCAGTAA